Proteins encoded in a region of the Variovorax sp. PAMC 28711 genome:
- a CDS encoding F0F1 ATP synthase subunit B: MSINATLFVQAIVFLLLVLFTMKFVWPPIAKALDERAQKIAAGLAAAEKAKAELASANQRVEQELVKSRNETTSLLADAERRAQQIVEEAKGRATVEGDKIVAAAHAEAEQQSVRAREALREQVAALAVKGAEQILRKEVNAGVHADLLARLKTEL, encoded by the coding sequence GTGAGTATCAACGCGACCCTGTTCGTTCAGGCCATCGTCTTCCTGCTGCTGGTGCTGTTCACGATGAAATTCGTGTGGCCGCCCATCGCAAAGGCGCTGGACGAACGCGCACAAAAGATCGCCGCGGGCCTGGCGGCCGCCGAGAAGGCCAAGGCGGAACTCGCTTCTGCCAATCAGCGCGTCGAGCAGGAACTGGTGAAGTCCCGCAACGAAACGACCAGCCTGCTGGCCGACGCCGAGCGCCGTGCCCAGCAAATCGTCGAAGAGGCCAAGGGCCGTGCCACGGTGGAGGGCGACAAGATCGTCGCCGCTGCGCATGCCGAGGCCGAGCAGCAATCCGTGCGAGCCCGTGAGGCGCTGCGCGAGCAGGTGGCCGCGCTGGCCGTCAAGGGTGCCGAGCAGATTCTCCGCAAGGAAGTCAATGCGGGCGTCCACGCCGACCTGCTCGCTCGCTTGAAGACCGAGCTCTGA